In a single window of the bacterium genome:
- a CDS encoding aspartate aminotransferase family protein, whose product FDEAKNVLAGGVTSELRASDPFPLFIERAEGARKWDADGNEYIDYSMGSAALLLGHAHPAIVAAVQEQVGKGTLYSNLTRREVRWAEQLQALYPSAERVRFTGSGTESAMLAIRIARAATGKDKILRFEGHFHGWMDDTAVGIKIPFDAPPSHGILPAAQEAVVLRPADAASAEEALGSEPGIAAIILEPSGASWGTVTLPAGFLEALRAMADRYGALLIFDEVITGFRWSPGGAQALCGVTPDLTILAKMLTGGLPGGAVAGKERYMRLLDPALEYKGKKAGVFHRGTFSANPLSAAAGVAAMEIVKTGEPQRHADALAAKLREGMRQVLTRNEIAGAVYGPSSTFHVYLGKTPRPGSIEGLSVHDLKGIPPERVHAFQRALRERGMDVLSYTGGVTSWAHTEADIEKTLGIFDDAMRALAEAGAIETL is encoded by the coding sequence TTTCGATGAGGCGAAAAACGTCCTCGCGGGCGGGGTGACGAGCGAACTGCGCGCCTCCGACCCTTTCCCCCTCTTCATCGAGCGCGCCGAGGGCGCCCGCAAGTGGGACGCCGACGGAAACGAATACATCGACTATTCGATGGGGAGCGCCGCCCTCCTCCTCGGGCACGCCCATCCGGCCATCGTCGCGGCGGTGCAGGAACAGGTGGGGAAGGGAACCCTCTACTCCAACCTCACCCGGCGCGAGGTCCGCTGGGCGGAGCAGCTCCAGGCGCTCTATCCTTCCGCCGAGCGGGTGCGCTTCACCGGCTCCGGCACCGAGTCGGCGATGCTCGCCATCCGCATCGCGCGCGCCGCGACGGGCAAGGACAAGATTCTCCGCTTCGAGGGCCACTTCCACGGCTGGATGGACGACACCGCCGTCGGCATCAAGATTCCCTTCGATGCGCCCCCCTCGCACGGCATCCTCCCTGCGGCGCAGGAGGCGGTGGTGCTGCGCCCGGCCGATGCCGCGAGCGCCGAGGAAGCGCTCGGGAGCGAGCCCGGCATCGCGGCGATCATCCTCGAGCCCTCGGGCGCCTCGTGGGGGACGGTGACGCTCCCGGCGGGATTTCTCGAAGCCCTCCGCGCGATGGCGGACAGATATGGCGCGCTGCTCATCTTCGATGAGGTGATCACCGGCTTCCGGTGGAGCCCCGGCGGGGCGCAGGCGCTCTGCGGCGTGACGCCGGATCTGACCATCCTCGCCAAGATGCTGACCGGGGGTCTGCCGGGCGGCGCGGTCGCGGGAAAAGAGCGCTACATGCGGCTCCTCGATCCGGCGCTGGAGTACAAGGGGAAAAAAGCGGGCGTCTTCCACCGCGGCACCTTCAGCGCAAACCCGCTCTCGGCCGCCGCGGGGGTGGCCGCGATGGAGATCGTCAAAACCGGCGAGCCCCAGCGGCACGCGGATGCGCTCGCCGCGAAGCTCAGGGAAGGGATGCGGCAGGTCCTCACGCGCAACGAGATCGCGGGCGCGGTCTACGGTCCCTCTTCCACCTTCCACGTCTATCTCGGAAAAACGCCACGGCCCGGAAGCATCGAGGGCCTCTCGGTCCACGACCTCAAGGGCATTCCGCCGGAGCGGGTGCACGCTTTTCAGCGGGCGCTCCGCGAGCGGGGGATGGACGTCCTCTCCTACACCGGGGGGGTCACCTCCTGGGCGCACACCGAGGCGGACATCGAAAAAACGCTCGGCATTTTCGATGACGCCATGCGCGCCCTCGCCGAGGCGGGCGCGATCGAAACCCTCTAA
- a CDS encoding N-acetyltransferase, which produces MDVREEIDADHDGVRAVVEAAFGRPSEANLVDGLRRDGDAEISLVVTIDGKVIGHIMLSKMIAPIRALALAPVSVVPSHQGKGIGSRLIRESLKFAKARSWEAVFVLGDPDYYSRFGFRIDIAEAFNSSYAGPYFMVLELVEKALEGKSGDVIYASAFAVL; this is translated from the coding sequence ATGGACGTTCGCGAAGAGATCGATGCAGATCATGATGGCGTGAGAGCCGTTGTTGAAGCCGCATTCGGACGACCGTCTGAGGCTAATCTCGTAGATGGGTTAAGACGCGATGGCGACGCAGAAATCTCGTTGGTTGTAACAATTGACGGTAAAGTCATAGGGCACATCATGTTGTCGAAAATGATCGCTCCGATTCGCGCACTTGCCCTCGCGCCGGTTTCTGTCGTGCCAAGCCATCAAGGGAAGGGAATAGGGTCACGATTGATCCGTGAAAGCCTGAAGTTTGCAAAAGCCAGAAGCTGGGAGGCTGTGTTTGTGCTTGGTGATCCCGATTACTATTCGCGCTTCGGTTTTCGAATCGATATCGCGGAAGCCTTCAATTCGTCCTATGCCGGTCCGTACTTCATGGTGCTGGAACTGGTGGAGAAGGCGCTGGAAGGGAAGAGCGGGGACGTTATCTACGCTTCTGCTTTCGCCGTGCTTTAG
- a CDS encoding flavin reductase family protein, with amino-acid sequence MEYQTFVTAEIEHRQIYRLLAGSVVPRPIAWVSSISKAGVPNLAPFSFFTCICHAPPLLSIAVGETQKRMKDTAKNILETGSYVIHTVVNGYEEIMNKSATDLPPGTSEFEFAGLETVPSDVAAAPRIKDAPVAMECRLHTVITNGDAWKTHCVIGEVMRWHVRKDLMIDGKYIDPVKLQPVGRLGGVNYCRTQDIFQMERTWPPPDLVDPNAPKA; translated from the coding sequence ATGGAGTACCAGACATTCGTCACGGCCGAAATCGAGCACCGGCAGATCTACCGCCTCCTGGCGGGCTCCGTCGTCCCCCGGCCCATCGCCTGGGTGAGCAGCATCAGCAAGGCGGGCGTCCCGAACCTCGCGCCTTTCAGCTTCTTCACATGCATCTGCCACGCCCCCCCGCTGCTCTCCATCGCCGTCGGCGAAACACAGAAGCGGATGAAGGACACGGCGAAGAACATCCTCGAGACGGGAAGCTACGTCATCCACACCGTGGTGAACGGCTACGAGGAAATCATGAACAAGTCCGCGACCGACCTGCCCCCCGGGACGAGCGAATTCGAATTCGCGGGGCTCGAAACGGTGCCCTCCGACGTTGCCGCCGCCCCCCGGATCAAGGACGCGCCCGTCGCGATGGAGTGCAGGCTCCACACCGTGATCACGAACGGGGATGCGTGGAAAACCCACTGCGTCATCGGCGAGGTGATGCGCTGGCACGTGCGGAAGGACCTGATGATCGACGGGAAGTACATCGACCCGGTGAAGCTCCAGCCCGTGGGAAGGCTCGGCGGGGTGAACTACTGCCGCACCCAGGATATTTTCCAGATGGAGCGAACCTGGCCGCCCCCCGACCTCGTGGACCCGAACGCGCCGAAGGCATAA